The genome window ATTGCTCACGCTGGCGGACTAAATAGCTGCGGTCACCGTCCACCAGCACTTCTGCGGCTCTGGGTCTGCTGTTGTAGTTGGAACTCATGGTAAAACCATAAGCGCCTGCTGAGCGCACCACCAGTAAATCACCTGGCTCCAGCGCTAAAGCGCGGTCTTTACCAAGGAAATCACCTGTTTCACAGACCGGACCTACCACATCGTAAGTCACAGCAGGAATTTCAGGTTTTTGCCGCACAGCAATAATAGATTGCCATGCACTGTAAAGTGCCGGGCGAATTAAGTCGTTCATAGCAGCATCAACAATAGCAAAATGCTTTTCCTGACCCGGCTTTAGATATTCCACTTTGGTCAGTAGTACACCGGCGTTGGCCATAATGGCGCGGCCCGGTTCAAAAATCAGTGACAGTTGTGGATAAGCCGCCAGTTTTTCTACCACTTTGGCTGCGTATTCAGCAGGATGTGGCGGAGTTTCGCCATCATAAGGCACACCTAAACCGCCACCTATATCGATATGGCTTAAATGGATACCCACTGCAGCTAATTTATCGATCAGCGCCAGTAACTTATCTAAGGCATCTAAAAATGGCTGGGTTTCGGTCAGTTGTGAACCGATATGACAATCCACACCACAAACGTTTAAATGCGAAGCGGCATCGGCTTGCTGGTACATGGCGAGCGCGTCGTTAATGTCGATACCAAACTTATTGGCTTTTAAGCCGGTAGAAATGTAAGGATGGGTTTTGGCGTCGATATCAGGGTTCACCCGAATAGAAATAGGCGCAATGATATTCAGGCGGCTGGCCACTTGCTGAATACGTTCCAGCTCGGGAATAGATTCGACGTTAAAACACTTGATGCCGGTTTGCAGCGCAAACTCAATTTCGGTGACAGACTTACCTACACCAGAGAACACCACTTTTTTTGCATCGCCACCGGCTTGCAATACACGGCGTAATTCACCTTCAGAAACTATATCAAAACCACTGCCAAGGCGAGCCAAAAGGTTTAATAGGGCTATATTGCTGTTGGCTTTAACGGCGTAACAAACTAATAAGTCACGGCTGGGTGCAGCTTCAGCAAAAGCTTTGTAATGGCGCTCAATGGTCGCGCGGGAATAGACATAAGTTGGCGTGCCAAATTCTGCGGCAATATCGGCTAACGCAACGCCTTCGGCAAATAAGTTCTGATCCTGATAATTAAAGTAATCCACTACTGTTCCTTTGAAACTACTGGCTGATCGGCTGGCGCTGGTTGTTCTGCCGGCGCTTTATTGGGTTGTGGGGTTTGAGGCAATGTTAAAGGACCTTTTTGGCCACAGGCCAGTAACCATTGGCTGAGCAACAGGATGCACACCAGTCTTTGTCGCTTTGTATTCATGGTTTTTATTTCATTAATTATTTTGCGCTCTATAATCGCATCCTTAACAGCAAAAGCAAACAGGTGAAACCGATGAATGACGTAGAATATGACGAACTGACCGATCAGGTGCTGCTTGCGGTGGAAGATGCGATAGAAGCATTGGACCTGGATCTGGATTATGAGTCGAACGGTGGCTTGTTAAGCATCAGCTTTGTCGATGGCAGTAAGGTGATTATTAATAAGCAACCTCCACTGCATCAGCTGTGGGTCGCGACTAAATTTAATGGCCACCATTTTGAATTAAAAGACGGTGTCTGGATTGATAACAGAACAGGTGCTGAGTTCTGGGCACTCATTTCCGATGCCTTTAGTAAACAGTCTGGTCAAAACGTAGTACTTGCCGATAACTCATGAGTGATGCGGTCAGTAAACAAAATAAATAGAGAAATACAATGGCGTTACTTCCTTTTGTCGATGTAAAACCCGCAGGTCAGGCTGATGCCGCTGTAGTCTGGTTACATGGTTTAGGCGATTCGGGTGATGGTTTTGCACCTATAGTGCCGGAATTACGTTTGCCAAAAAGCTCTGGCATCCGGTTTTTATTCCCTCATGCACCTGTGCGTCCTATCACTATCAACGGTGGTATGCAGATGCGCGGTTGGTACGATATTAAAACCTGGGATTTAAACGACAGAGCAGACGAAACCGGGGTGCGTGAATCGGCCACTGCAGTCACAGCCTTACTGGACAAACTGATTGAGCAGGGCATCCCGGCCAATCGTATTCTGTTGGCGGGTTTTAGTCAGGGTGGTGTGATTGCCTTACACTTACTGCCTCGTTTGCCTTATAAACTGGCTGGTGTGATGGCGCTTTCTACTTATATGGCTGTGCCGGGCAAATTAAAAGAAGAAATGACAGGCGCTAACAAAAGCACAGCTGTGTTGGTGAATCATGGCACTCACGATGAAGTGGTGCCTTATAGTGCAGGTCAGGCTGCTTTTAATGCACTGAAATTTGCCGGTTTTACGGTGAATTGGGCCGAGTACCGTATGGGCCATAGTGTGTGCCCACAGCAAATTGCCGATATCAGTCGTTTTATTCAGCAGCAATTACCAGCACTTTAAAAATGGAACAGTCAAAGTGACAACAGCACAGGAAAAATTGGTCGTTCGGGTAAGTCTGGGTGCTGCAGCATCAGCTCCTGGCGATTTGCCTGAACCAACAACAGAGCAACACTGGCATTGGCGGCGTATTGCCGGTGCAGTATTGACGCTTTGTGCTGCTGCTCTGCTGTTGTATGGCTGGCTAAATGTTGAGTCACCTGATGCCGTCATTAGTTCTGTGGCTGAAACGGCCCCAGTTGTGATCACTGCTGAATCTATTGAAGCCGCCACACCTGAACTGGTGCTGGAAGCTGTGCAGCAAAACCCTGAACCAGAGCCTGTACCCATTAAAGCGGTAAACACTGAAACTGCTGCGCCAGAAGTCAAACCAGCAGACATTCCAGCGTTATCCGATGCTACTGTGACACCACAGCCCGCTGTTGCTGAAACAGCTTTAGTTGCAGAAACTCCGGCAGAAGCAGGTGCACCATTATTTAGTGCAGACACTGGAGTATTAAGACTGGCCTTGTTGACCAACGAAACGCCTTCAGCCAAAGCCCGCAGCCTGGGTGAACAGATTGACGCAGCTACAGTTCCACAGCTGGCGTTGTATTCTGAAGTCAAAGGTTTAAATGGTCAGAACATAGAACATCTTTGGTATTACGAAGGCAAACTGATGACCCGCATTAAACTGCCGGTCAAACTGGATTACTGGCGTACCTACAGCAGAAAAGAATTCGACGCGGGCCAAAAAGGCGAATGGCGGGTCGAAATCCTTGATCCACAACAAAATCTGCTGTTTAGCCATCACTTTCATTACCATTAAAGACTATACTAAGCGGCATTTTCAGGCAGACCAGCCTTTATCATCATTTCGCTGCTGCTGTTTCCGCTGTGTTAAGGAGTACCTATGAACCTTGTCCGCATTGCCACCCGTAAAAGTGCTTTAGCTTTATGGCAAGCCAATTTTGTCAAAGCTGAACTCGAAGCTGCCCACCCAGGTTTACAGGTTGAGCTAGTGCCTATGTCGACTCAGGGCGATAAAATTCTGGACACTCCTTTAGCCAAAATTGGTGGTAAAGGCTTGTTTGTCAAAGAGCTGGAAACCGCCATGCTGGAAGGCCGTGCTGATATAGCAGTCCACAGCATGAAAGATGTACCGGTCGATTTTCCTGAAGGTTTGATGCTGCATACCATTTGCCAGCGTGAAGACCCACGTGATGCTTTTGTCTCCAACACCTTTCAACAGCTTGCTGATTTACCCCAAGGGGCTGTAGTCGGAACTTCCAGTTTACGTCGCCAGTGCCAAATCAAAGCCATGCGACCAGATTTACAGATCAAAGACTTACGTGGCAACGTCAACACCCGTCTGGCAAAACTGGACGCGGGTGAGTTTGACGCCATTATTCTGGCTTCTGCTGGTTTAATACGTTTAGGTTTTGAAGCCCGTATTGCCAGCTTTCTGGAGGTTGGCACCAGTTTGCCGGCCAATGGTCAGGGCGCTGTAGGTATTGAATGCCGTAGCGATGATTTTGTGGTTCAACAGCTATTAGCGCCGCTGGAACATCAGGAAACCCGTATTTGTGTGTTGGCCGAACGGGCGATGAACCGCAAGCTGCAGGGCGGTTGTCAGGTGCCTATTGGTGCTTTTGCTGTGCTTCAGCACAATGAACTTTGGCTGCGTGGTTTGGTCGGACAGTTGGATGGTTCTGAAATTTTACGTTCAGAAATCAAAGGGGACGCTACTCAAGCAGAGCAGTTGGGGACTCAACTGGCTGAACAATTACTGGCGTTAGGCGCAGATCGCATTTTAGATGCGGTCTACCGTCAGGCCTGATTGGCGTGACGACTCCACTGCTGGATCCTTTGTGCCCGGTACTGATAACCAGACCTGCGGGCAAGGCGGATCAGTTGCTGGCCAGTTTAGATGAACTGGCTATTCCCTATTTATACCAACCTTTGATCACCACCCAGTTAGTGCCGTTAAAAGCCAAGGCTGGCACTATGCTGGAACAGGCTGATCAGGTGATTTTTGTCAGCGTCAGCGCGGTCAGCTGCTTGCAGCAACAATACGATTGCAGGAAGATCACTGCGCCTTTAGTGGCTGTCGGAACTACGACAGCCACAGTGCTGGAGAAATGCAGTGGCCGCGAAGTACTGGTGCCGCAGGATCAGCGTAGTGAGGGGTTATTGGCTTTACCTCAGCTACAGGATGTAGCTGACAAACATATTGTGATAGTGCGGGGAAACGCAGGCCGCGAGCTGATTAAAAAAGGCTTACAACAGCGCGGTGCTCATATTCATTATGTGCAAAGTTATCGCAGAGTGCCTTTACCCTTAGATGGACAAAGCTTGTCAGACCAGTGGCATCAGCAACATATTCAATGTATTGTGGTCACCAGTAACGAAATTTTACAGCTTATTTTTGAGTTATTGCCAAAAGAGCAACATAGCTGGTTACAGCAACAGTTATGGATAATGGTCAGCCCGCGGATGAAAGAAGCCGCTATAGAACTTGGGATCGACGGATCCCGTATTTATTTGTCAGCCAGTGCCAATGATCAGGCGTTACTGGAGGCTATTTGCCAGTTAAGAGGAACTTGTCATGACTGATACGCCGGTGGCTGTTACCGCCTCTGAATCTCCACTCTCCCAAGGTTCGGCTAAACCTGATCCGGTTAAAAAAGACCCGATTAAAAATACTCCGTTACCATCAGCTAAAACAGGCCGTGCTGTTGCATGGTTTTCTTTAATATTGAATCTGATTTTGGTCGCTGCTATTGCCGCAGCGATTTGGTGGCTATGGCCGCAGTGGACTGCGTTGCAGCAGCAACAGCAAGTATTGCAACAACAGCAACTGCAACAAACTGAACAAGGTAAACAGCAGCATCAGCAACTGACTGATCAATTACAACAGCAACTGGCATTAGTTGTTGACCAGCAAAAACAACAAGGCACTTTGGATCAACAGCAACAACAGGCCTTGCTGCAATTGCAACTGGAAAGTAAAAAACAGCTGAGTAATGGCCGTACCTGGCAGTTATGGCAAATTCAGCAGCTATTACAACTGGCCGGACAAAAAATCTGGTTAGAGCAGGACATGCCAGCGGCATTACGTTTATTGCAAGGCGCTGAACAGCAGCTGGCCTTATTGCAGGACAGCAGCATGCAGCCGTTACGTCAGGCAATTCAGACTGATTTAGCTGAACTGCAAAAAAACACCTTGCCTGATGTCGCCAAAATTCAACTGGGTTTAACTAGTTTGCGTAAAGCTGTGTTTGATTTGCCGCTACGTCAAAGTGAGCGTGAACTTGACGACGCAGAGCCCGTAGCTGCTACCAGTTCTGATTGGCAAACTACTTTACTACAGCACTGGAATTCATTCTGGAGTTCGTTAGTGCATGTGCGTCCAACTCAGCCGGAAGATTTGTCTGTGTTATCTGCAGGTGAGCAACTGAGTTTGCGTAACACCTTACAGCAACAGCTGTTGCTGGCTGAACTGGCGGCAATGAAGTATCAGAGCGAGTTGTATCAGGCTGCATTACAGCAGGCGATGGATACCTTACAGCGTTATTTTGCTGCTGTTGATCCAAAAGTCAAAGCTGCATCAGAGCAATTAGTCCAACTGGCTGCTTTGCCTGTGGCTTTCCCTGCACCTGCGGCTTTGCAATCCAGCGCCGTGCTTGATCAGGTCATGCGTCAAAGCATGGTGGAGATCAACCCATGATCCGTTTGCTGATAGTGGTTTTGCTGCTGGCTGCGGCCATGTGGCTGGGGCCATGGCTGACGCAGAATCCGGGTTATCTGATGCTGGTGCTGGGTCCATGGACAATCGAAATGACGCTGGTGGGTTTTGCCATCATTCTGTTGTTAAGCCTGAGTTTGTTATGGCTGACGTTACGAATTTTACGGCCGTTTTTGGGCTTCCGTAACTGGACTCTCAATCCGTTTCGTGGCCGTCAGCAGCGCAAAGCCCGTTTGGCTTTTGAACAAGCGGCTTTGGCCTTGGCTGCAGGTCGTTTTCAGGATGCCGAACAGTATTTTGACCGCTCTGACGCTATGCCAGAATTTACTATACTACGTCAGAGTATGGCCTGCTACGCCGCTTTGCAGGCCGGACATGCGACTAAAGCTATGCAACTGGCCGAACAGCTGGATGCAACACAAGCTCAGAGTTGTTATGTCAAAGCTGATTTATTGCTGCGCCAGAATCAGGCCAAAGCTGCGCTGGAGTTATTACAGCTTGCTATGTTGATACCAGCAGATGCGCCTTTATTAGCTCCTCTGTATTTTCAGGCCCTATTAGCTGCTGGTCATAATATTGAAGTCTTTCATACTGTACTTAAAGCCATAGAGCAAAAGTGGTTTACCAAAGCGCAGTGGCAAGCGCAGCGTTATCAGATTTATCCGCAGGCTATCCGTAATCTGGCTGCCCAGGGTGTATTTGACGAAACCAGTGAGTATTGGCTGGCGTTGCCGTCGAAAGAACGTAAGTCGATGGCTGCTGTATTAGGTCGGGTTTGGGCGAAAGTCAAAGCGGGTCAGGTAGAGCAGGCTGAAAAGCTGCTGGTTGATAACTTAGCTTACAGCGACTTGCCTTTGGCGTGGTCCGTTTTGAAACAAATTCCGTTAAAGCGGCATGTGGTATTGCTGCGTAAACAGCTGCAGCACTGGTTGCGGGATCACAAAGAAGATGCAGTGCTTTATGCGACTCTTGCTTATTGTGCTGAGCAAGACGGCGAACCTATGCAGGCCGAAATGGCCTGGCAAAAAGCTTTGCAGTATCAGCCGGGCTTAAAAACTTAATTTATGTCGTCTGAGTTATTAACAGGACTGGCACCTATTTTAGGTGTCAGGCCTCGTCTCCTGTTGCTTGGCAGTATGCCTGGTGCCGCTTCTCTTCTTGAGCAACGTTATTACGCCCATCCACGCAATTTATTCTGGCCTTTTATGCAGCAGCTGTTTGGTATTCCGGTTGAGCTTAATTATCAGCAGCGTTGTCAGTTACTGACTGAACAGGGCATAGCGCTGTGGGATGTGATAGCACACTGTGAGCGGCCGGGTAGTCTGGATAGCGCCATTAAAAAAAGCACTGTGATTTGCAATGCGATACCCCAATTGCTGGAAGCACAACCACAAATTCTAAAGGTGTGTTTTAACGGCGCCAAAGCAGCAGAAGAGTTTAAACGTCATCTGCTACCGCTGATTAAACACCGCACTGACATCGAGTATTTTCAACTGCCTTCCAGTAGCCCAGCTCATGCCAGCCAAAGCAAAGAGCAGAAGCTGGAGTTATGGGCCAAGGCTTTATTGGAATAACACTTCTAGTTCTGGCGTGGCTTCAAAACCCGCTGCTATTGCTTGATTAAAAATGGTTTTTGCTTCGTCAGTTTTCTGTTTGGTTAGCAACTCAATGGCTTGCCAGCCTAAAGCCATCGGATCTTTCTGTTGTTGCAGATAGCTAGCCCAACCTTTATCAAATTGAGCCCGCGCACGTTGAGCTTCAAGCAGGCCATTGCGGGCAGCCTGATCCAGCCAGTATTCGTCGGTCCATTCTTTAGGTCGCTGATGGAGCTGCTTAAGATACATCTTATCTTTGGCGTAAAGCGGTGCTTTGCCTGTGTTGTAGTTCAGATCCCAAGGGGCAATTTTGTAATCACCAGCCTTATTGATAAAACTCAGGGTGTCGCCTTCTGCAAAAGGAACTTCGCCGGAAAGTATGGTCAGTTGTTTAAGCTTTTTATTTGGATCTACTGTGAGCATAGCGCTGCCGTTAAAGGCTGGCATCTTAACTGCTTTGGCTTTTTCTGATTTGAAATCTGAAAGCTTCGGGAATTCTTCTGTGCTCTGCGTCAGGTCTACGGGGCCAATAGCAGCCTGATCCAAATAATTAAGCAAAATAGCATTGCTGTATTGGGAATAGGCTACTCCGGCTTGTGCTGCAGGCCATGAATCCTTAGTCAGCGAGAGCAGCAGTTTTTTCCTCCATTGATCTTGCCCATCGACATCCAAACTAAAATTCAGAGTGACAGTACGGATCGATTTAACTGAGGATGGCTGATAACGCCATTGGCGCAACGCTTGCTCTGCTGCTGCGTCAAAAACTCCGGCAGGAAAACTATGCTGGGTTTTGGCGTAAATAACCTCGCCTTGTTCATCAACAAGAAAGCGTACTACTGCAAAACCCTGAGTGCCTTTGCGGGCGGCAGTGATTGGGTATTTGGGTTCAACCCTTTCAATCACTTCAGGTAGCGTGGTGTGATCAAAAGAGGCTTTACGTTGCGCCAGCATAGTGGCATAAGAGGGCACCCGCTGGTCTTTTTGCAACAGCAGTTGTTGTTGCGCCTGCTGTTTTTGTGCTGTAGTCAGGTGCGCATTCAGAGTCTGCAAGCCAGTGCCTGCATCCGGATGGCCCAGTTCAGCGGCTATTAGAAAATAGAGGTAGGCCAACACCAGATCCTGCTCCATGCCCTGACCTTTCATCGCCATCACAGCCAGATTAAAAGCGGCCAGTTCATTGCCTAGAGGCAGCAGCCGTTCAAACTCTGCTTTAGCTTGCTGATAGTGTTGTAGCTGATACTGCTGGGCTGCCTGGTAAGTATCGGCTTGGACTAAAAATGACATCAGCAAAGCTGAACTGACTAAAAGTTGTTTTAACATCCGTTGTTCCTTTTTCTACGGCTGTATTTTTTGGTTGCGCTGCTTTTCCTCATTACTAAAGGTGGGCAGTACCGGGTATTAATCAAACAGTTCATCTAAGTTTGAACTGCTCCTGAAGCCGGCCTTTTTTGCTTTGTCAAAAGCTGCTTTCGCTTCAGGCACCTTGTTTTGGCTGAGTAGTTCAATAGCAAACCACCCTAAAGCTTCTGGATCATGTTGTTGTTGCAAGTAGTGAGCCCAGTAAGGCTGATTAACTGCTCTGGCACGTTGAGCTGTTAAATCTCCATTACGAGCTGCCTGATCCAGCCAATAATTACTGGTCCACTCCATGGGGGCCGTGAGCATGGACTCTATATGCATCTGCTCTGTGGCATAGACGACAGGCGCACTTTTACCGTAATTCAGATCCTGGGGTGTTATTTTGTACACCCCTTGAGCTAATCCTGCCATCGATTCTCCTGCACGTAACGGAACTGTACCTGTAATAGGCTGAACGCTTTGCAGTTGTTGTGTTGCATTGACAACGAGAAACGCTTCCCCCATAAAAGCGGGCATTGTATGAGATTTCCCTTCGTCGATTGCATGACTGAGATCCGCTAAAGTGGGCGGTGTTGAAATAGGCTGATTCATTAAAGCGTAGGTACGACTCTGGTTTTGCAGGTAGTCAAGCAGGCCAGCAAGAAACAGTTGTTGTCTGGCAGAACCTGCTAAAGCTCCAGGCCAGGCTTGTTGATGCAGAAGCTGGATCTGGGTGTTGCGTAACTTTTGTCGCTCAGCGGATTGGGGGTTCACCGGATCCAAAGAAAATTCCATTCGTACTGTATGAATGCTTATTACCGGTGAAGGACTGTACTTCCAGCGACGCAAGGCTATTTCGGTGGCTTTGGCGAAGGTTAGATCGGGCAAGCCATACTGTGTGTTTACATAAACAACATTGCCTTGTTGATCAACGACCAGTTTGGCTAAGGCAAAACCTGATATCCCATTTTTTGCCGCTTCCACAGGGTATTTTGGATGGTCTCTGCGCAGCGTTGTTCTGAACACCTCCTGATGGGCTGGAGCTGGTTCGTTGGCGCTGTATACCGGAATAGAATGTTGCAGCAATTGAACAGACATCCGTTGTGCCTGTTGTTGCTGTGACTCAGTGACAGTCGTACTTAGTTGTTGTAAAACATCCGCTGCTTTGACGTGCCGGAGCTGATGCGCAAATAAAAAATACGCATAGGCACGCACTGGATCTTTGGTTTCTCCTTCACCATACAATGCCATTACACCCAGGTTAAAAGCTGCTCCTGCATTACCTAGTGAGGCCAGGTGGGCAAACTCAGCTCTGGCCTGGCTATAGTTTTTTTCCTGATAGAACTTTACACTTTGTGATAAATCGGCCTGAGCTGTGATCGATACCGCCAGTACAGTCGCCATGACTAATTGTTTAAACATCCTTTGTTCCTGATTAAGCGATAATGAAGCTGTTTGATGTTACCTATTGATTTGCTTCAGGTAAATATTTTGTTACGCCAATTTGCTGCCATTAGGCACTTTTTGTTCAGGTATCGCCAATACTACAGCGCCGTCGGGTCGGTAAAACCCAGTGATCAGACATTCAGAGCGAAAAGGTCCTATTTGTTTAGTCGGGAAGTTGACTACGCCAATGACCTGCTTCCCTAGCAACTGCTCTTTGCTGTAAAGGGCCGTGATTTGAGCACTGGATTGCCTGATACCAATGTCCGCACCAAAATCTACTTTCAGCTTATAGGCCGCTTTGCGGGCTTCCGGAAAATCCGCGACTTCAATGACAGTACCCACTCTGAGTTCAACTGCACCAAAGTCTTCCCAGCTAATTAATTCCATACCAGCCACTATTTTTGTTTAACAAGTAGTTAGCTTTACATATCAGCAGTTTTGTTGTCATGAGTTTTGCGGTTAAGCGGCCGAAAGCTAATAGCAATTTGGCAGTAGTTCACTATTTCGCCTTGACAGAAAAAGCAAAAGCATAAATATTAAATTACATCGCTTATTTAGTTTTGACACTTTATGACTTCAATTCACGCTTGCTCAGTAACATTTGCCCGGACAGCAGCTCCGGCAAATCTGCATGCGTGCTCCACTGATTACCACTTATCCGAGTGGTTCGACGAATAAATATCCGCAACTAATCTGACCGAATTTTATATGCAGCTTTTCGGCTGCCTGTAAAACCATGGCCTTTTGGCCGTTTTAAATCATAAAAAGAAGCAGGAAAATAAAAATGAAAGCACCTCTCTTAGGCGTGTTGGCGCTGCTATTTAGCAGCCACAGCTTCGCTTGTTTGCAACAAGAAAGTGAAAGTAATAATACCGAAGGCACGGCTGATGGCGCCTTATGCAGTGGCACAACAGTAGCGGCCAGCATAGGCAGTAGTTCAGACCAGGATTGGTATTATTTTGATACCACAGCAACAGGAGATATCAGTGTCAGTTTAAGCCATGGCTCAGGCAAAGACTTTGACTGGTATCTGTATCGCAGCTCCGGCAGCTATATTATGTCGGGACAAAGCAGTGCCAACCCGGACAGTGGCACTTATACCGCATCACCTGCAGGGCGCCATTACATTAAAGTCACACGATACAGCGGTACTGGTACTTATCAGTTGAACGCAAACTTTGTCGGTAATACTGGGGGCGGCGGTGGCGAAAATCCACCTCCAACAGCAGGCTGTAACTATGGGGCACGACCGTCAAAACCCAGTAATTTAACCAGCTATATCACAGGCTCTGGCACCGATACTTGTGTCACCTTATCCACCCCTGCCTTGTTGTTAATGGGTGGCGGTACTGATGTGGATAATGCCTTTAGCTTAAGAGTTGGGCCACATATTCAGGGGGGCAACATTGTCGTACTGCGAACTTCGGGTACCAATGCCTACAACACTTATTTGCAAGGCTTAACCAATGCCGCTTCTGTCGAAACCATCATTGTCGACACTGTGACCAAAGCCAATACGGATTATGTCGATTGGGCTATCCGCTCTGCTGAGTTTGTCTGGTTGGCTGGTGGTGATCAGTCGGCTTATCTGAATGCCTGGAAAGGTACTAAGGTGCAAGTTGCTATTCAGCATGTGTATGACAAAGGTGGTGTAGTAGGGGGGACTTCGGCTGGTGATCACGTGTTGAGCCAGCATATTTATGATCCGGATGGTGTAGCTGGTGCTATCAGCGCTGAAGCTGTGACAGATTTCTGCCATGCAACTATTAATATCAGTACGGGCTTCCTGAACTTCCCTGCGCTACAAGGAGTGATCAACGATACTCACTTCCGTCAGCGAGATCGGATGGGACGCTCTATGGTGTTCCAGGCGAAGGTTGGAGCTGCCAGCCGAGTAGTGGCGATTTCAGAAGCGACCTCCTTGTTTGTGAACAGTGTCGGTCAAGGCATAGTAGATGGTACTAATGAGGTCTATATCCTGAAATCTGATGCTCAGACTCAGTATGTCCAAACCAGCTGTGGTCAGCCAGTGAAGGTGAATAACCTGTTGCGTTACAAACTGGTCAGTGGCGATCAGTACAATCTGATCAATAACAGTACTTCTATAGTGCCAAGCCGTATTGGTCTGGATGGTAGTAAAGCGTCTTTCTATACTCCAACCAGCC of Rheinheimera sp. MM224 contains these proteins:
- a CDS encoding energy transducer TonB, which produces MLKQLLVSSALLMSFLVQADTYQAAQQYQLQHYQQAKAEFERLLPLGNELAAFNLAVMAMKGQGMEQDLVLAYLYFLIAAELGHPDAGTGLQTLNAHLTTAQKQQAQQQLLLQKDQRVPSYATMLAQRKASFDHTTLPEVIERVEPKYPITAARKGTQGFAVVRFLVDEQGEVIYAKTQHSFPAGVFDAAAEQALRQWRYQPSSVKSIRTVTLNFSLDVDGQDQWRKKLLLSLTKDSWPAAQAGVAYSQYSNAILLNYLDQAAIGPVDLTQSTEEFPKLSDFKSEKAKAVKMPAFNGSAMLTVDPNKKLKQLTILSGEVPFAEGDTLSFINKAGDYKIAPWDLNYNTGKAPLYAKDKMYLKQLHQRPKEWTDEYWLDQAARNGLLEAQRARAQFDKGWASYLQQQKDPMALGWQAIELLTKQKTDEAKTIFNQAIAAGFEATPELEVLFQ
- a CDS encoding energy transducer TonB — its product is MFKQLVMATVLAVSITAQADLSQSVKFYQEKNYSQARAEFAHLASLGNAGAAFNLGVMALYGEGETKDPVRAYAYFLFAHQLRHVKAADVLQQLSTTVTESQQQQAQRMSVQLLQHSIPVYSANEPAPAHQEVFRTTLRRDHPKYPVEAAKNGISGFALAKLVVDQQGNVVYVNTQYGLPDLTFAKATEIALRRWKYSPSPVISIHTVRMEFSLDPVNPQSAERQKLRNTQIQLLHQQAWPGALAGSARQQLFLAGLLDYLQNQSRTYALMNQPISTPPTLADLSHAIDEGKSHTMPAFMGEAFLVVNATQQLQSVQPITGTVPLRAGESMAGLAQGVYKITPQDLNYGKSAPVVYATEQMHIESMLTAPMEWTSNYWLDQAARNGDLTAQRARAVNQPYWAHYLQQQHDPEALGWFAIELLSQNKVPEAKAAFDKAKKAGFRSSSNLDELFD
- a CDS encoding tRNA-binding protein is translated as MELISWEDFGAVELRVGTVIEVADFPEARKAAYKLKVDFGADIGIRQSSAQITALYSKEQLLGKQVIGVVNFPTKQIGPFRSECLITGFYRPDGAVVLAIPEQKVPNGSKLA
- a CDS encoding pre-peptidase C-terminal domain-containing protein; its protein translation is MKAPLLGVLALLFSSHSFACLQQESESNNTEGTADGALCSGTTVAASIGSSSDQDWYYFDTTATGDISVSLSHGSGKDFDWYLYRSSGSYIMSGQSSANPDSGTYTASPAGRHYIKVTRYSGTGTYQLNANFVGNTGGGGGENPPPTAGCNYGARPSKPSNLTSYITGSGTDTCVTLSTPALLLMGGGTDVDNAFSLRVGPHIQGGNIVVLRTSGTNAYNTYLQGLTNAASVETIIVDTVTKANTDYVDWAIRSAEFVWLAGGDQSAYLNAWKGTKVQVAIQHVYDKGGVVGGTSAGDHVLSQHIYDPDGVAGAISAEAVTDFCHATINISTGFLNFPALQGVINDTHFRQRDRMGRSMVFQAKVGAASRVVAISEATSLFVNSVGQGIVDGTNEVYILKSDAQTQYVQTSCGQPVKVNNLLRYKLVSGDQYNLINNSTSIVPSRIGLDGSKASFYTPTSPY